One window from the genome of Firmicutes bacterium HGW-Firmicutes-1 encodes:
- a CDS encoding type I restriction endonuclease subunit S gives MGEILSLSLKFTPTWELRKLWEIVDVRGGKDYKHLSEGDIPVYGTGGYMLSVNEALSYKEDAIGIGRKGTIDKPYILKAPFWTVDTLFYAVPRENYDLDFVFDLFQNIDWKKKDESTGVPSLSKTAINEIDVIVPKENEQKVVGAYFTRIDNLITLHQRKPQIKLGGYVDA, from the coding sequence TTGGGAGAAATTTTATCGTTATCATTAAAATTTACACCAACTTGGGAACTGCGTAAGTTATGGGAAATAGTCGATGTTCGTGGTGGAAAAGATTACAAACATCTATCCGAGGGGGATATTCCCGTTTACGGAACCGGTGGATACATGCTGAGTGTTAATGAAGCACTCTCCTATAAAGAAGATGCAATCGGTATTGGGAGAAAAGGCACAATAGATAAGCCTTACATTTTAAAAGCACCATTTTGGACTGTAGATACGCTATTTTATGCTGTTCCAAGAGAAAATTATGACTTGGATTTTGTCTTTGATCTTTTCCAAAATATTGACTGGAAGAAAAAAGACGAATCCACAGGAGTGCCGAGCTTATCCAAAACTGCAATAAATGAAATCGATGTTATTGTGCCAAAAGAGAATGAGCAGAAAGTTGTTGGCGCATATTTTACCCGAATTGACAACCTTATCACCCTTCATCAGCGTAAGCCACAGATTAAATTAGGAGGTTATGTTGATGCTTAA